A single region of the Granulicella aggregans genome encodes:
- a CDS encoding transglycosylase domain-containing protein — translation MPVKLKLGNRSKSRSTFGGTLLRGVLLLALGCAILFACIFGVLYFKYQKVVDDRLASGPLFANSAQIYSGSREIRPGQHLTAGTIARELKSAGYNTNNDLGTFQLSGDSIQIKPGPQSFHSTDGATIATEDGVVTSITAENGASLQGYKLEPQLITALSEDKGRVKRRLVKYDEIPPHMVEAVTSIEDRRFFEHGGVNYLRLIKCGVTDVISGKKRCGGSTLTQQLAKNLFLSPEKSYKRKMIELLITFQLEARFNKQQLFEMYVNEMNLGHRGSFEINGVGEASQAFFGKDFKQLDLAECATLAGMFQRPSYYNPYRSPERVIERRNVVLDSMVETGAITASEANRAKAEPLRLAPPNVDASEAPYFVDLVHDQLVQRIGDQAIGQQSLRIYTSLDPDLQRAASEAVEAGMKNVDELIRKRHKAGDTNITYPQVALVAIDPHTGQILALVGGRNYTTSQLDHAVAERPTGSIFKPFVYATAYNTSLNGTDLDGEGVFTALTKLNNDSQDFGTGGQSYIPGNFEHGEYPGMVPAVQAIAHSLNIATIALAQKVGYENVAALARSAGIVNARGTPSVAIGTYNATPIDMAGAYTVFANNGVHLKPWLLASVRNPNGDIVADYAPEAKQVLDPRTAYLTQSLMENVMTFGTGASARAHGFTAPAAGKTGTSHDVWFAGYSSNLLCVIWVGNDDYTDISRNLTRPLQGADAAAPIWAEFMNRAIKLPQYSDMKPFTAPSGVQKILVDKATYLPADSTCPVDYSIAFLDGTIPQSTCSHMGESQQNFFQKLFGIGGNKPEPQPTQPNPDGNAAPDVAPGQQPPPKKNIFKRIFGGGDKPKTPPPNPDPNAPPQ, via the coding sequence ATGCCCGTAAAACTCAAACTCGGCAACCGCAGCAAATCCCGCAGCACCTTCGGCGGCACCCTCCTCCGCGGCGTTCTCCTCCTCGCTCTCGGCTGCGCGATCCTCTTCGCCTGCATCTTCGGCGTCCTTTACTTCAAATATCAAAAGGTGGTTGACGACCGCCTCGCCTCAGGCCCGCTCTTCGCCAATAGCGCCCAGATCTACTCCGGCTCCCGCGAGATCCGCCCCGGCCAGCATCTCACTGCCGGCACCATTGCCCGCGAGCTCAAGTCCGCCGGCTACAACACGAACAACGATCTCGGCACCTTCCAGCTCTCCGGCGACAGCATCCAGATCAAGCCCGGCCCGCAGTCCTTCCACTCGACCGACGGAGCGACGATTGCCACCGAAGACGGCGTAGTCACCTCCATCACCGCCGAGAACGGAGCGTCCCTCCAGGGCTATAAGCTCGAACCGCAGCTCATCACCGCGCTCTCCGAAGACAAGGGCCGCGTCAAGCGTCGCCTCGTGAAGTACGACGAGATCCCCCCGCACATGGTTGAGGCCGTCACCTCCATCGAGGACCGCCGCTTCTTCGAGCACGGCGGCGTCAACTACCTTCGCCTCATCAAGTGCGGCGTCACCGACGTCATCTCCGGCAAGAAGCGCTGCGGCGGCTCGACGCTCACCCAGCAGCTCGCCAAGAACCTCTTCCTCTCGCCCGAAAAAAGCTACAAGCGCAAGATGATCGAGCTGCTCATCACCTTCCAACTCGAAGCCCGCTTCAACAAGCAGCAGCTCTTCGAGATGTACGTGAACGAGATGAACCTCGGCCACCGCGGCAGCTTCGAGATCAACGGCGTAGGCGAAGCCTCGCAGGCCTTCTTCGGCAAGGACTTCAAACAGCTCGACCTGGCCGAGTGCGCGACCCTCGCCGGGATGTTCCAGCGACCGAGTTACTACAACCCCTACCGCTCTCCCGAGCGCGTCATCGAGCGCCGCAACGTCGTCCTCGACTCCATGGTGGAAACCGGCGCGATCACCGCCTCCGAAGCCAACCGCGCCAAGGCCGAGCCCCTCCGCCTCGCTCCGCCCAACGTCGACGCCAGTGAAGCGCCCTACTTTGTCGACCTCGTCCACGATCAACTCGTCCAGCGCATCGGCGACCAGGCTATCGGCCAGCAAAGCCTCCGCATCTACACCTCGCTCGACCCCGACCTCCAGCGCGCCGCCTCTGAAGCCGTCGAAGCCGGCATGAAGAACGTCGACGAGCTCATCCGCAAGCGCCACAAGGCGGGCGACACCAACATCACCTACCCGCAGGTGGCCCTCGTCGCCATCGACCCCCACACCGGCCAGATCCTCGCCCTCGTCGGCGGCCGCAACTACACCACCAGCCAGCTCGATCACGCCGTAGCCGAACGCCCCACCGGCTCCATCTTCAAGCCCTTCGTCTACGCCACCGCCTACAACACCTCGCTCAACGGCACCGACCTCGACGGCGAAGGCGTCTTCACCGCCCTCACCAAGCTCAACAACGACTCCCAGGACTTCGGCACCGGCGGCCAATCCTACATCCCCGGCAACTTCGAGCACGGAGAATATCCCGGCATGGTCCCCGCCGTTCAGGCCATCGCCCACTCGCTCAACATCGCCACCATCGCCCTCGCCCAGAAGGTCGGCTACGAGAACGTCGCCGCCCTCGCCCGCTCCGCCGGCATCGTCAACGCCCGAGGCACACCGTCGGTCGCCATCGGCACCTACAACGCCACGCCCATCGACATGGCCGGCGCCTACACCGTCTTCGCCAACAACGGCGTCCACCTCAAGCCCTGGCTGCTGGCCAGCGTCCGCAATCCCAACGGCGACATCGTCGCCGACTACGCCCCCGAAGCCAAGCAGGTCCTCGACCCACGCACCGCCTACCTCACCCAGTCGCTGATGGAAAACGTCATGACCTTCGGCACCGGTGCCTCCGCCCGCGCGCACGGATTTACCGCGCCCGCCGCAGGCAAGACCGGCACCTCCCACGACGTCTGGTTCGCCGGCTACTCCTCAAATCTCCTCTGCGTCATCTGGGTCGGCAACGACGACTACACCGACATCTCCCGCAACCTCACCCGCCCCCTCCAGGGCGCGGACGCTGCCGCTCCCATCTGGGCCGAGTTCATGAACCGGGCCATCAAGCTACCCCAGTACTCGGACATGAAGCCCTTCACAGCCCCCTCCGGCGTCCAGAAGATCCTCGTCGATAAGGCCACCTATCTGCCCGCGGACAGCACTTGCCCCGTCGACTACTCCATCGCTTTCCTCGACGGCACCATCCCGCAGAGCACCTGCAGCCACATGGGCGAGTCCCAGCAAAACTTCTTCCAGAAGCTCTTCGGCATCGGCGGCAACAAACCCGAACCCCAGCCGACCCAACCCAATCCCGACGGCAACGCCGCCCCGGACGTAGCTCCCGGCCAGCAGCCTCCGCCGAAGAAGAACATCTTCAAACGCATCTTCGGCGGCGGCGACAAACCCAAGACTCCCCCACCAAACCCTGATCCCAACGCCCCACCCCAATAG